The sequence CCCTCGATTTCCAGGAGTTTTTTCGGATCGTGCTCGATGACGTCCAGTGTATTGATGCCAAAGGCGTCCACGATGCGCTGGGCGTACCTGGGGCCGATGCCTTTGATCTGCCCGGAGCCGAGATAGAGCCGGATGCCCGTGACGCTGGTGGGCAGCGCTGCGGCCGATGATTCCACGCGGAATTGCTCGCCGTAGCGTTTGTCCATCACCCAGCGGCCGGCCATGGTCACGGCCTGGCCGGGCATGGGCTGGGCCATGGGCCCCACGGCCGTCACAAGACTCCTGTGCCCTTCCACGCGGACCTTGGCCACGGTGAAACCGTCGTCCTCGCTTGTGAAGGTGATGGACTCGATGTGGCCGGAGAGCTCTTCCCTGTCCTTGTCCGCAGCAGGTTTCTCCACGCCGTCCAGAAGCAACAGGCTCGCATTCCGGGCGCCGGTGTCTCGTCCCTGCGGCATCAGTCCTTCCCCCGCTTCGTGACCCGCGCGAGCACCGTGAGCAGCATATCCAGGGAAATGGGTTTGGTGACGACGTCCACCACGCCGAACCCGCGGCATGCGGCGCCCACATCCTTCTCGTCGAAGCCTGTCAGCACGATAACGGGCATATCCGTTGGTATGTCCCGTTGCCCGCTTCGGATGATCGCCAGCACCTCCATGCCGTCCATTGTGGGCATGGAAAGATCGAGCAGAAGCACGTCCGGCTTAACGCGTTCCGCCATATCCAGAGCGGCGCCGCCGTCTTCGGCGGTGACGACCTCGTGGCCGTGTTTCGTGAGGATGCGTTCGAGCAACGTGCGGTTCAACAACTCGTCGTCGGCGACGAGTACGCGAAGCGAAACGCCGTCTTCTGTATCGTCTTGCGCAGAACTTTTTGATGTGGTTGAGCTGATGCTCGATAAAGAGTGCGTATTGAGTCGAGACATATGGGAACCCGAAAACACGTTCGGCCCAGTATTCATCTATATGACCGACGCATCAAGATATTTCTACCAAGGAGCGCCCATGCGCCGCTGCAGGAGCACAAAATCGGCCACGACCAGAGACGCCATGGCTTCCAGCACGGGCACGATGCGCGGAATGGCGGCCACGTCGTGGCGTCCGCCCACAGTGATGGTTTCGGGTTCGCCGCTCGTGTTGATGGTGCGTTGCTCCATGGCGATGGAGGGAATGGGTTTGACCGCAACGCGCGCCACAACGGGCCGGCCGTCCGAGATGCCGCCCAGGATGCCGCCGGCGTTGTTGCTCGCCGGCTCCTCGCCTGCCGGCAGGATGGAATCGTTGTTCGTACTGCCGGTGGCCCGCGCCGCCGCGAACCCGGCGCCTATCTCCACGCCCTTCACCGCGCCCACGCCCATGAAGGCATAGGCGAGGCGGGCATCAAGCTTGTCGAACACGGGCTCGCCCAGTCCCGCGGGCAGACCGCGGATTTCCACCTGGACCACGCCGCCGATGGAGTCGCCCTGTTTTTTCACGTCCCTGACCCGCTCTTCCCAGAGCGGCACGACGTCCGGGTGCGGCGCGAAGAAAGGCCGCCCGTACGACCCGGCAATGTCCTCAGCGCTGGCCGGCGGCGCGGGGATGCCGCCCAGCTCCACAGGACAGGCCGCAAAGGATATGCCCAGTCCCGCCAGAAAGGCCTGAGCCACGGCGCCGCCGGCCACGCGGCTCACGGTCTCCCGGCCGGAGGACCGGCCGCCGCCTCGGTAGTCCCGAAAACCATACTTCGCGTCGAAAGTGATATCCGCATGACCGGGACGGTAGACGTCCTTCACCCTGGAATAGTCGCGGGAGCGCTGGTCCGTGTTCTCCACCAGGAAACCGATGGCCGTGCCGGTGGTCCTGCCCTCGAACACGCCGGAGTAGAGCTGCACGCGGTCGGCCTCCTTGCGCGTAGTGGACGCGCCGCCGGCCTGGCCGGGCTTGCGCTTGTCCAGCTTCTCCTGGATGATATCTTCAGTTAGCGGCACGCCAGCCGGACATCCCTCCACCACGCCGCCTAGGCCGCGGCCGTGGGATTCGCCGAATGTGGTGAGACGAAAAAGACGGCCGAAGGTGTCGCCGCTCATGGTCTGCTCCTCAAATTTGCGAGGCCGCGCCCAGCCTGGCGGCAAGCTCGTTCGCCAACAGGTCCAGCGGGGCTTCGCCGTCCACGACGATATGCGCCGTTTCCTTGTACAATGGTTCGCGTTCAGCCAGCACCTTGGCCACCTCCTCCACCGGCGAGAGCCCGGTGAGCGAAGGCCGCTGCCCTGGCAGCAGATCGGCGGTGAGTCTGTCGGCCAGCGTCTGCGCGGAAACCTCGATATACACAACCATCCCGTCCTCGCGCATGCGCTTGCGGTTCGCCGGGTTCAACACCACGCCGCCGCCAGTGGCGGCTATGAGAGGGCCTGGACGCGAGGCGAGTTCGTCCAGAATATTGGACTCCAGCGCACGAAACGCCGGCCACCCTTCTCTCTCCACGAGCTCCGCAATCTCGCAGCCGGCGCGTTCTACGGCCCAAATGTCCGCATCCACGAACTCAGCGCCGGTCCGTGCCGCCAGCAATCGGCCCAGGCTGGATTTGCCCGAAGCCCGGGGACCGATGAGGAAAACGCGTTCAGCGTGCATCTGCCGCCCAACATTCCAGCAGGGGGTGTTTATTCATCATCGCGCCGCATGCAACTCGCATTGGGAGTTCTCTCGTGGTTCGTTCCGCATACGCCTGTGTGTCATGCAGCCGCTTCGGCCGACTCGGCAACGAGGAAACTGCCCGTCACGGAGTCCGGATCGTTCATGATCTCCTCGGGCGTGCCCTTGGAGACGATGCGGCCGCCGGCCTC comes from Oceanidesulfovibrio indonesiensis and encodes:
- the aroC gene encoding chorismate synthase, with protein sequence MSGDTFGRLFRLTTFGESHGRGLGGVVEGCPAGVPLTEDIIQEKLDKRKPGQAGGASTTRKEADRVQLYSGVFEGRTTGTAIGFLVENTDQRSRDYSRVKDVYRPGHADITFDAKYGFRDYRGGGRSSGRETVSRVAGGAVAQAFLAGLGISFAACPVELGGIPAPPASAEDIAGSYGRPFFAPHPDVVPLWEERVRDVKKQGDSIGGVVQVEIRGLPAGLGEPVFDKLDARLAYAFMGVGAVKGVEIGAGFAAARATGSTNNDSILPAGEEPASNNAGGILGGISDGRPVVARVAVKPIPSIAMEQRTINTSGEPETITVGGRHDVAAIPRIVPVLEAMASLVVADFVLLQRRMGAPW
- the aroL gene encoding shikimate kinase AroL, with the translated sequence MHAERVFLIGPRASGKSSLGRLLAARTGAEFVDADIWAVERAGCEIAELVEREGWPAFRALESNILDELASRPGPLIAATGGGVVLNPANRKRMREDGMVVYIEVSAQTLADRLTADLLPGQRPSLTGLSPVEEVAKVLAEREPLYKETAHIVVDGEAPLDLLANELAARLGAASQI
- a CDS encoding response regulator — translated: MSRLNTHSLSSISSTTSKSSAQDDTEDGVSLRVLVADDELLNRTLLERILTKHGHEVVTAEDGGAALDMAERVKPDVLLLDLSMPTMDGMEVLAIIRSGQRDIPTDMPVIVLTGFDEKDVGAACRGFGVVDVVTKPISLDMLLTVLARVTKRGKD